DNA from Candidatus Cloacimonas acidaminovorans str. Evry:
TGAGCACTCCAATGGTCATTTTACTTTGTTTATTATTGCTGATCTTTATTGTAGCTTTTGCTATCCTGCTTATTTCTGTTTGGAAAAAGGAATTGGCGGTGAAAATTATTTCCTCGCTTTTTTCCTGGTTGCCCCAAAAAGCAAAGGCAAAAATAAACCCGGGCATAGAAATGTTTATCAGTGAGCTTAACCTCTTTGAACATCATACTTTCAAGCTGGTTTCGGCATTATTTTTAACTGCCGGAGGGGTTTTATTGGACGGAACATATTTTTATTTGCTGTTCCGAGCTTTTGGAATATTTTATCCTTTTGCTCTGGTTTTATTTGGCTATACTTTAATAAATCTTTCCTATGCCATTCCTCAACCTCCCGCTCAACTTGGCAGTAACGAATGGATGATGATTATTATTTTCAGTATAGGATTTGGATTGACAAAGACCACTGCCTCGGCAATTATGGCTTTTGGACATATTTTAACTGCCGGATTAATGAGTTTATGGGGTATAATTGCTTTCGCGGTTCTTGGTCCTGAACTCTTATTCACAGCTATTAAAGGAGATAAAATAAATGACTAAAGAAGAACTGATACAAGATATAACTGCAATGCAGAGCTTGAAAGAAACCCTGCTGAACGAAATACATAATGTTATAATTGGTCAGGACAGAGTTCTAACCGATGTCCTCATTGCCCTTTTTGCCAATGGACATATTCTTCTGGAAGGTGTTCCGGGATTAGCAAAAACCTTGCTTATTTCTTCTCTGGCAAAAGCACTTTCGCTTTCTTTCAGTCGGATTCAATTTACCCCCGATTTAATGCCTTCCGATATAACCGGAACGGAGATTTTGGTAAATGACCCCATTACCGAAAAAAAGCACTTTGAATACATCAAAGGTCCTATTTTTGCCAATATCATTCTGGCAGATGAAATTAACCGCACACCTCCTAAAACTCAAGCAGCTTTATTACAGGCAATGCAAGAATATGCAGTAACCAGCGGAACCGTTACCCGTCCCTTAAGTAAACCGTTTTTAGTGATGGCAACTCAAAATCCCATTGAACAGGAAGGAACTTATCCCCTTCCGGAAGCACAGTTAGACCGTTTTATGTTCTTTATCAATATTGATTACCCTACTTTAGAAGAAGAACTCCAAATTGCCGAAAGCACTACGGGACTGGAAAATCCTGTAATTACACCTCAGCTGACGGGTCAACAAATAATATCTTTACAACAAGCAGTGCGTTCTCTTCCTGTAAGTGATCATGTTCTTAAATTTGCCGTAAATTTAGTAAGAAAATCCCGTCCCAATACGGATGATGCCTTAAATGAAATTAAACAGTGGGTTGCCTGGGGAGCAGGACCACGTGCTTCACAATATCTTATTCTTTCTGCCAAAGCAAGAGCCGCTTTAGATGGACGTTTAACTCCTGCAGAAGAAGATGTTAAGGCATCTGCCATCAATGTGTTACAGCATCGTATTTTACCCTCCTTCGCAGCTCAAGCGGAAGGAATTAACTCCAAACAAATCATTAACTGGTTACTGGAGCAAAAATGAAACGCTTTATATTCTTTCTTCTTTGCCTGCTAATGTGTATATCCCTCTTTGCCATTGATAATAAATTTCTGCATCAACTGGTTCAGGTTAAAAGTTCGCAGGCATATTCCATCCGCTTTGACGATGATTTGGTTTATACTAATAACCAGAATTACATTTGGGTTTATTCCATATTTAATGCCTGGCAGCCCAAACTGGAAGCTGCCTTTTTTTCTCCCAATCCAATTGAGGATATTGAAACTCTTGCCGGCAAACATCTTTATGTAGCTTCCAATGAACCTACCAATCAGGTTATTCTGATAGATAGCTTATATACTGGCTCCCGCATTTTCTTCCCCCAAACAATTGTAGGTGATAAACTTACCCGCGAAGGTTCTATCCTTTATGTGGCAGACCGTTATAGAGGAATTGATATTATTAATTTAAGCGGTGGAAGCACACGCGAATTATTAGCTACTTTTTCTGAAAAATGGGGCATTAAGGACTTTGTGGCAAGTTACCCTTATATTTTTGCTCTCAATGATTTTGGTTTAGTTGCCGTAGATATTACCGATCAATCCTATCCTGTTTCTTTGGGTGTAAATTACGAAATTATAGATGCCACTTGTTTGGTTAAAAACGGAAATACAATTTGGATCGGTGCCGGAAAAAACCTCTTGGCTTTCAATGTTTATGAACCCAAAAAGCCAACTCTCATCAGCCAAATTAGAATGACTAACGAAATCCTGAGTTTGGATATTAAAGATAACCGTCTTTTTATTGCCTTAGGTCGCGGGGGAGTTAAAATTATTGATGTAACTAATCCCCTCAAGACAGAAGACATCAACAACATCTTTCTCACTATTCCCGTTTACGATTTGGATGTAGCCAATGATTACATTTTTTTAGGACTGGGAAAAGAGGGTTGGATGCTCTATGAATACCGGTAAAAGCAGAGGGCTGAGGGCTGAGAGCGAGGGCAGAGAGTCAGGAGTCCTCACTGCCGAAATAACTTTTACGCTACCCTCAAATTTGTTTGGCAGTGAGGGTTAATGACAAGAAAGGGAAAATAATTAGGAAGAAGATATTATGGAAGACCAGATATTATCTGAAGTAAACCTTAAGGAATATATGCCTACCACTCAGATGAAATTGTTTAACTTTGATGCAAAACCCTTTTTAAAATGGGCAGGTGGTAAAGGACAACTAATTCCCGAACTTGTTGATCGGCTTCCGGATAAATTCAAAAAAAGTATGCATATTCCTGTTTATATTGAACCATTTATTGGAGGTGGTGCATTTTTCTTTTATTTACAATCCTGTTTTCAGATAGATAAATCTTTCATAATAGATATCAACCGTGATTTGATCATAACCTATCAAGTTATTAAATATGCTGTAGAGAATTTAATTGCTTTATTATCCGAATTGGATAATAAATATAATAATGCTTCCCAAACTGAGAGAACTACTTTGTATTATGATATCAGAAAAAAGTTTAATTATAGTAAAAAGCACCTTGATACCACTTACAACGAATTATGGATAAGACACTCTGCCTATATGATTTTTCTTAATAGGACTTGTTTTAACGGTTTATATAGAGAGAATAAAAACGGGGAATTTAATGTCCCTCATGGTCGTTATGATAAACCCTCAATATGTCAAGCAGAAAACCTTTGGGATGCGAATAAAGCACTGTCTAATACAAAAATTCTACAGGGTGACTTTTCCTTGGCTGCAAATTATGTTGAAGAAAACACCTTAATTTATTATGATCCTCCCTATAGACCATTAACCAAGACCTCCAATTTCAATTCTTATGCCAAAGAAGGTTTTGCCGATAAAGACCAAATCAGATTAGCTAACTTTTTTCAGGAAATGGATAGACCTGATGTATATCAGATTTTATCAAACTCCGATCCCAGAGTTACAAATCCCAAGGATGACTTTTTTGATAACCTCTATAAAGAGTATAAGATAAGCCGAATACAAGCAAAAAGAATGATAAATTCCGATGCCGAAAAAAGAGGTAATATTACTGAAATACTTGTGACGAATTATTGAGGTGATGGAGTATGTCTCAGTTCTAAACTAATAAAAATTATGCTTTATATAGTATATATAATGTTTATCATAGATTGGGAGGTTTACCTTGAAACAATTATCTGTATATAAAAAATTAAAACTGAACAGCCCCGAAAAAGTATTTAACTATCTTATAAATACTATGTTACCTACAATCAATAACTGGTCTTATCTTGTTGACTGGGAAAAAGTATCCAAGCACATAAAGGATATTGAAATATGCCTAAATACAATGAACTATCTCATAGGCAAAAAGAATATCCACAATGAATTTCAATATCTTCTGAAAAAACATCCGGAAATTAAGCATATTTTACCTGTTCTTGTTGCTTGCAGAAAAGATAGTATTACCCTGTTAACTTCTAATGATGAAAATGACCTCCAAGCAAAAGAGTTCAATTTTAAAAACCTTTCTGATGAAGATGCCTTAAATTTTGCTGACAGAGCTGGTTTATTACAGTTATTAAGTTCAAACAAAATAAAGAACTTGGTTGATTATGTTTTCGGAATTGAAGTAGGATTGGATTCCAATGCCCGCAAAAATAGAGCAGGAAAAGCAATGGAACAATTAATGAATAATCATATTAAAAGGATTTGTGAAAAAAACAACCTTGAATATTTAGCATCTGCTAACAAGTCAAAAGTAGAAAAACACTGGGGAATTGACCTTCCTGTAGATAAAACAAATCGTAAAGTTGACTTCATAATAAAAAAAGACCGTCAGTTATTTTTATGTGAAGTCAATTTCTACAACGTTGTCGGTTCAAAATTAAAATCAACAGCAGGTGAATATAAAAATATCTATAACTTTTGGAAAAGTCATAACCTACAATTTATATGGATAACTGATGGTTGGGGTTGGAAAACAACGCAAAGACCCTTGCAAGAAGCATTTAATGAGCTTGATTATATCCTGAATATAAAAATGGTTTTGGATGGTGTTTTAGAATATATCCTTACTAATTGATTATGAGCTATAGTAAATATTTTTCTGCTGAAGGTTTCTGCTTATATTGGGGAAATTGTATGGAAATTTTAAAAGAACTTGAACCCAACTCAATAGATATGATTTTTGCCGATCCTCCCTACTTTTTATCGGATGGAACCATAACTTGTAAAAGCGGAAAAATGGTAAGTGTGAAAAAGGGTGACTGGGATTTGCTTGATGAATTTAATAACAAATCAGAATTCCACCATAAATGGATTTCTGTATGTAGACAAATATTAAAACCATCAGGAACTATTTGGATTAGCGGAACCTACCATTCAATTTATCAATGTGGTTATGAGTTACAAAAACAAGGGTTTAGAATTATTAATGATATTTGCTGGTTCAAACCTAATGCAGCTCCAAACCTTACCAGAAAATGTTTTACTGCTTCTCACGAAACAATTCTTTGGGCAATTAAAGACCCCTTACAGAAACAAAAATATCATTATGAGCTAATGAAAAATACTGACTGGATGGGAGATATTATCAATAAGAAAGGTAAACAAATGAGAAGTGTTTGGTGTATTCCAACTACACCTGCAAGGGAAAAAATACACGGAAAACATCCAACTCAAAAGCCCATAGCATTATTGGAAAGAATCATTTTATCTTCTACCGATGAAGGGGACCTTGTTCTCGATCCCTTTAATGGAAGCGGTACTACCGGTGTTGTTGCTAAAAAATATCATAGAAATTATATAGGAATAGATATCAATATTGATTATTTGAAATTGACCATTGAAAGGATAAAAGATACTCTTTAACCTTGTGGAAACTTTGAAGTTATATTTATAATTCAATTTAAGAGTCGTCACTGCCGAAATAGCTTTTAAGGTACCCTCAAATTTGTTTTGTAGTGAGGACTCGTGAGCGGAAGAGATATTAGATAATTTTTTTATAGATAAATCATAAATGTTTTCCTCTTAACCGATTTTTAGCTTCCGGATAACCCTTTTCGGAATCAGAATATGAGATTTAGAATGGGGGTTTATTTCTCTTTTTCCGAGGGGCTTACGCCACCATCGCTATATAAGTGTCGCCCTAAGGGGCTTTCTGGGAATATAAAAGGAAAAAAGAAAAAAACTCGGGGCTTACTTTTCCCGAGGGGCTTACGCCACCATCGCTATCATTGTATCGCCCTCCGGGCTTATTAGCAGAGGGCAGAGAGCAAAGGGAATCTAAACCCTATAAACTTTCTAAACTTTCTAAACCTTCTCAACCCTCTAAACTTCCACATAAAGGACATCTTTTTTTTCATTTTGCTCATGACACAAGCATATATTTGCTACAACCTTTTTGTCAAGATACATTGAGTCCCCTTAAAGACCCAATTGGTTGAACACTCCCTTTTTTTTATGTATGTTCAATATAGAATGTATATTATTGCTTTACGAAGGGAATAGCGGTTCCCAGGATATTAATTGTAAAATAGCGGGCGGAGGCAATTTCTCTATTGTAAAAGAGATATCCCTCTTTTTTGGCACCGGGTAAAAGTTCTGCCGAGCTAAATGCATTATTTACCAGTTCATAATACATTTCCTGTTCTTTATTTCTGTCTGTGATACCGAATTCTGTTGTGGGAGAAAAAGGGTCACTGAATTCCTTCAACATCATTCTGCGTTCCAGATCAGAGAGAATGTAATCTACGGGAACGGGATCATATTGTTTTTCATTGCAAAGAATGCTGAATGAGCTTTCCTGCAGTTTAATTTTTTGTCTGGAATTATTTTTTATACTGATAAAGATGGGGAAGAAACGGTTATTGATTTCCTGATAACTTCCAGGGTAGCTTTGGGGTTTAACGATAATCAATAATGTATCCGTACGAATAACAGCATAATTATTTTCGCTAACGACTCCTTCCCCGGGAACAAACTGGCTTACAGAACAAGCGGACAGCAGAAATAAAATTCCTGCTGTCAGCATCATTCTGCAATGTTTATTCGTTATCCTCTTCATTTTCAAGGTCTTCTTCCGATTCATCCATTTCTTCAATTTCTTCTTCATCTTCTTCAGCGAATTCTTCATCTTCCCCATCTGCAAATTCTTCCAGGTTAGAAGCTGGTTTTGCCTTCAAGGTTTCCACTTCTTTATCCAGGGATTCCTCATCCGGTTCTGAATGAACAAGAGATATATCGCGCACTACATCATTGGGAGCAAGGTTTATCAAACGCACTCCCAAAGTATTTCTTCCCACCACGGAAATTTCGGAAACGCGTTGTCGGATAATCATTCCGCCTTGAGTGATAATCATTAAATCGTCATCATCCCGCACCAGCATCAAAGCAGCCAAATAACCGTTTCGTTCATTTGTCTTCAGGGTTATAACACCCATAGAACCTCTTCTGGTAACAGAATAACTGGAAATAGGACTTCGTTTGCCATAACCCTTTTCACTAATAGCTAAAATAGTGGAGGAATTGGGTTTACCGTTTTCCAATTGATCCTGAGCAGTGGCAATAGTCATAGATATTACATAATCTCCATTGCGCAAACGAATTCCTTTCACACCTTGGGAAAAACGACGCATAGAACGGATTTCGCTTTCACTGAAACGATTGCATTTTCCATCATGAGTAGCCAGAAGAATATCATCTCCCGCTTCACAAATTCTGGCATCAATCAATTCATCGCCTTCTCTCAGTTTGATAGCTTTAATACCGATGGAGCGAGGATGCGAAAAAGCGGTTAAAGGTGTTTTTTTAACCAGACCGTTACGCGTGCACATCACGATATTTTGTTCGGGATGGAAATCCTTCAAAGTTACAAAAGCTTTAATTCTATCTCCTTCAGCAAGTTTTACCAAATTCACAATGGCTTTTCCTCTAGCTGTTCTACTTGCTTCCGGAATTTCAAAAACCTTTAGCCAGTAACACATTCCATGATCGGTAAAAAGCAAGATATAGGAATGAGTGCTGGCAACGAAGAGGTATTGAATAAAGTCCTCTTCTTTCAGATTGGAAGCGCTTAAACCCTTTCCTCCTCTGGCTTGAACTTTATAGGTATCAACAGGTAAGCGTTTTACATAGCCATCATGAGTGATAGTAACAACCACCATTTCATCCGCAATCAGGTCTTCCATATTGAAACTTCCAGCCGGAGCAGGGATAATTGTAGTTAACCTTTTATCAGCAAATTTATCTCTAATTTCAGCTGTTTCTTCCTTAATTAAATTCATTCTAAGTTCTTTATGTTCAACAAGTTCGGTAAGACGAGCAATAATAATCAACAATTCCTGATATTCCGTTTCAATTTTATCGCGTTCCAAACCGGTTAAGCGTTGGAGACGCATATCCAGAATAGCTTTTGCCTGAATTTCGCTTAAGCCAAATTTCTCCTGTAAACCGACGCTGGCATCATTTGGTGTTTGTGAAGCACGGATTAGAGCAATAACCTCATCCAGATTATCCAGAGCTATTTTCAAGCCCTCTAAAATGTGCAATCGTTCTTTGGCATTGCGCAGGTCAAATTGAGTGCGGCGTAAAACAACTTCGTGCCGAAAATCAATGAAATTCTGCAGCATTTCTTTCATATTCACAACTTGCGGAACACCATCTATCAGACAGAGATTAATTACGCCAAAAGTGGATTGCAGCTGTGTATATTTATAAAGCAAATTACGCACTACTTGAGCATCATGATTGCGTTTTACCTGAATTACAATGCGCATTCCATCGCGTCCGGATTCATCCCGAATATCGCTAATGCCTTCAATTTTTTTGTCTTTCACCAGCTCCACCATTCGTTCTATAAGCTGACTTGTAGAAAGCTGATAGGGAATGGAACGAATTATAATCTGTTCTATATCATTGGGTAGGGTTTCAATTTCAGTTTCACCCCGCATAATAATTTTGCCTCTACCCGTTTCAAAATATTCTCTTATTCCCTCAGTTCCCAAAATAAAACCACCAGTTGGAAAATCGGGTCCCTTAATATATTCCAGCAAGTCCAATGGTTGCAAATCGGGATTATCAATCAGAGCAATAATGGCATCACAGACCTCACCTATATTATGGGGTGGCATATTGGTTGCCATTCCAACAGCGATTCCGGAAGAACCGTTTACCAGTAAATTGGGAAACCGCGCAGGAAAAACAGTAGGTTCTTGACGGGTTTCATCGTAGTTGCTTCTAAATTCAACGGTATCCTTCTCCAGTTCGGTAAGCATTTCCATTGTTATTTTTTGCAGGCGTGCTTCTGTATATCGCATTGCTGCAGGCGGATCACCATCTATGGAACCGAAATTTCCCTGACCTTCAATTAACGGATAACGCATTATCCAGGGCTGTGCCAAACGCACTAAAGTAGGATATACAACTTGTTCTCCGTGAGGATGATAGTTACCACTTGTGTCCCCGGCAATTTTTGCACATTTACGAAAGTGACTTCCGGGAGTTAAATTAAGTTCATGCATCGCATAGATTATTCGGCGTTGAGAGGGTTTCAAGCCATCCCTAATATCGGGTAAGGCGCGTGAAACAATCACACTCATAGAATAATCAAGGTATGCTTGTTTTAGTTGTTCTTCTATTTGAACAGGAATAATATTGGTTGTTTCAGACATCTATTTTTGCTCCTTAAACATCAAGATTTTTTACATAGCGGGCATTTTCCTGAATAAATTCCCTTCTGGGTTCTACTTCATCGCCCATTAAAATGGTAAACATTCTATCCGCCTCAATGGCATCATCCATTTTGATAGCAATCATTTTCCGGTTTTTAGGATCAAGAGTGGTTTCCCAAAGCTGTTCCGCATTCATTTCACCAAGTCCTTTATAGCGTTGAACAAGCACACCTTTTTCACCAAATTCCCGAATTGCTTTATCCCGTTCTTCTTCATTATACACATAAACCTTCTGTTTTCCTTTGCGAACCTGAAAAAGAGGCGGCATTGCAATATAGAGTTTACCTTCTTCAATTACGGGACGCATATAGCGATAGAAAAAGGTCATTAGCAAAGTGGCAATATGAGAGCCGTCTACATCAGCATCAGCCATTATAATGATTTTATGATAACGCAGTTTGCTAATGTCAAATTCCTGTCCAATTCCAGCTCCCAAAGCTAAAATAATCGGTTGAATTTTATCGTTGTTCAAAACCTTATCCACTCTTGCTTTTTCCGTGTTCAGCATTTTTCCCCACAAAGGAAGTATTGCCTGAAAAGAACGATCTCTTCCTTGTTTGGCGCTTCCGCCTGCCGAGTCACCCTCCACTAAAAAGAGTTCTGTTTTTTCCGGATCGCTTAAAGTGCAATCAGCAAGTTTTCCTGGCAGGGAGCCACTTTCCAGGACAGTTTTTCTCCTGGTAAGTTCTCTTGCCTTTCTGGCTGCTTCTCTACTGCGTGCTGCTAAAATACTTTTCATTGTAATATTTTTTGCTTCAGCAGGATGCTCTTCAAAATACTCCATAAGCTTTTCGTAAACAGCACTATTAACAATTCCTTCCACTTCCGAATTTTGCAGTTTGGTTTTGGTCTGTCCCTCAAATTGGGGATTGGCAATTTTAAGTGAAATAACTGCAGTAAGCCCTTCTCTAATATCTTCACCAGAAGGACTAACCTTTTCATTTTTAAGCAGATCGGCATTTTTGATGTAGGTATTTACAGCACGCGTTAAACCGCTTTTAAATCCGCTTAAATGGGTTCCCCCTTCAGTAGTATTAATATTATTGGCAAAACTGAAAATGTTTTCCTGATAACCCTCGTTATATTGAAGGGCTACTTCAAATTCCATTCCTTCTTTCACGCTGGAAATGTATATCGGATTGGGGAAAAGCGGTTTTTTGTTCTGATTTAAGTATTCCACAAAACTTTTTATTCCCCCCTCATATTTAAAATCATGAACCCGACCACTGCGTTCATCTTTTAGAATAATGCGTAATCCACTATTCAGGAATGCCAGTTCTCTTAAGCGGGAAGTTAAATAATCAAAGCTGAATTCCGTTGTTTCAAAAATAAGTGGATCGGGACGGAAAGTTACTACTGTTCCGGTTTTATTGGTATCCCCTAAAACCTGTAATTCGGTTACCGGAAGACCTCTTTCAAAGCGCATAAAGTATTCTTTCCCGTCCTTAAAAATATTCACTTCCAGAAATTCCGAAAGAGCATTTACTACTGAAACACCAACTCCATGCAGACCTCCGGCTACTTTATAACTTTTATCGTCAAATTTCCCCCCTGCATGCAGAACCGTTAAGACAACCTGCACTGCCGGAACTCCCATATCTTTTTGGATATCAACAGGAATTCCGCGTCCGTTATCTTCCACTCTAATATTTCCTTCGGTGGTTATAGTGCAAATAATTTCATCGCAATAACCTGCTAATGCTTCATCTATAGAATTATCTATAACTTCGTAAACCAAGTGATGCAAACCGCGTTCACTGGTGCCTCCAATATACATTGCAGGCCTTTTACGGACAGCTTCCAGACCCTTCAGCACTTTGATATTGCTGGCTGTATAAGTTGAGCTTTGCATATTCTATTGTCTCCTATAATTTTATGAATAAAGCTAAGGATTTTTTTCCAGATAAATGAATCTCACTGGATTTTGAATCCTTAATTTGTTGCCACAGTAAATGATATAGTGTTATTGTCAAGCACTTTCTTTGTCTATTTTCTGTTTATAATCCTTTATCTTGCAATATGTTATAAAACCCGTTTTTTTTGTTTTTGGGAGGGCATTAAAATTCCCTTTTTTCCCGCTCCTTTTTTCTCCCTTTCAGGTTAATATGCTGTCATTGTGAAAGTTGCTTTTTTTCCATAATAGCATTACCTAATCATTGCTTACCCATTACGGATGGGATTAGCAATGGGTAAGCAATGGGTAAGCAATGCTCCTAAGGAAGAATATATAACTTCAATAAAGAGTGACGATTATAGGCATTCTGCTATAACCTTTAATTTTTATCCCCAATAATGCGGTTGAATAAAAATGGGGCGGCAACTTCCTATTTGCCAAAGAAACTGAAGATTTCTAAAGGGATTTTTACCACCGGGTTAAA
Protein-coding regions in this window:
- a CDS encoding lysylphosphatidylglycerol synthase transmembrane domain-containing protein, producing the protein MTRKNRNSLVIGLIIGILLLAAWLYYTPLEEIKAQIAQVNYNWVIIASVAYLSAYFLRSLRWRLLIPAPANPGIFKTWLYAMAGNLLNYLIPIRAGDFARAWFIKKNYSLPYMKALPSVFVDKVFDTIAILFIIIVLPFTTIELSTPMVILLCLLLLIFIVAFAILLISVWKKELAVKIISSLFSWLPQKAKAKINPGIEMFISELNLFEHHTFKLVSALFLTAGGVLLDGTYFYLLFRAFGIFYPFALVLFGYTLINLSYAIPQPPAQLGSNEWMMIIIFSIGFGLTKTTASAIMAFGHILTAGLMSLWGIIAFAVLGPELLFTAIKGDKIND
- a CDS encoding AAA family ATPase, whose amino-acid sequence is MTKEELIQDITAMQSLKETLLNEIHNVIIGQDRVLTDVLIALFANGHILLEGVPGLAKTLLISSLAKALSLSFSRIQFTPDLMPSDITGTEILVNDPITEKKHFEYIKGPIFANIILADEINRTPPKTQAALLQAMQEYAVTSGTVTRPLSKPFLVMATQNPIEQEGTYPLPEAQLDRFMFFINIDYPTLEEELQIAESTTGLENPVITPQLTGQQIISLQQAVRSLPVSDHVLKFAVNLVRKSRPNTDDALNEIKQWVAWGAGPRASQYLILSAKARAALDGRLTPAEEDVKASAINVLQHRILPSFAAQAEGINSKQIINWLLEQK
- a CDS encoding LVIVD repeat-containing protein; this translates as MKRFIFFLLCLLMCISLFAIDNKFLHQLVQVKSSQAYSIRFDDDLVYTNNQNYIWVYSIFNAWQPKLEAAFFSPNPIEDIETLAGKHLYVASNEPTNQVILIDSLYTGSRIFFPQTIVGDKLTREGSILYVADRYRGIDIINLSGGSTRELLATFSEKWGIKDFVASYPYIFALNDFGLVAVDITDQSYPVSLGVNYEIIDATCLVKNGNTIWIGAGKNLLAFNVYEPKKPTLISQIRMTNEILSLDIKDNRLFIALGRGGVKIIDVTNPLKTEDINNIFLTIPVYDLDVANDYIFLGLGKEGWMLYEYR
- a CDS encoding DNA adenine methylase; this translates as MEDQILSEVNLKEYMPTTQMKLFNFDAKPFLKWAGGKGQLIPELVDRLPDKFKKSMHIPVYIEPFIGGGAFFFYLQSCFQIDKSFIIDINRDLIITYQVIKYAVENLIALLSELDNKYNNASQTERTTLYYDIRKKFNYSKKHLDTTYNELWIRHSAYMIFLNRTCFNGLYRENKNGEFNVPHGRYDKPSICQAENLWDANKALSNTKILQGDFSLAANYVEENTLIYYDPPYRPLTKTSNFNSYAKEGFADKDQIRLANFFQEMDRPDVYQILSNSDPRVTNPKDDFFDNLYKEYKISRIQAKRMINSDAEKRGNITEILVTNY
- a CDS encoding type II restriction endonuclease, which translates into the protein MKQLSVYKKLKLNSPEKVFNYLINTMLPTINNWSYLVDWEKVSKHIKDIEICLNTMNYLIGKKNIHNEFQYLLKKHPEIKHILPVLVACRKDSITLLTSNDENDLQAKEFNFKNLSDEDALNFADRAGLLQLLSSNKIKNLVDYVFGIEVGLDSNARKNRAGKAMEQLMNNHIKRICEKNNLEYLASANKSKVEKHWGIDLPVDKTNRKVDFIIKKDRQLFLCEVNFYNVVGSKLKSTAGEYKNIYNFWKSHNLQFIWITDGWGWKTTQRPLQEAFNELDYILNIKMVLDGVLEYILTN
- a CDS encoding DNA-methyltransferase, which gives rise to MSYSKYFSAEGFCLYWGNCMEILKELEPNSIDMIFADPPYFLSDGTITCKSGKMVSVKKGDWDLLDEFNNKSEFHHKWISVCRQILKPSGTIWISGTYHSIYQCGYELQKQGFRIINDICWFKPNAAPNLTRKCFTASHETILWAIKDPLQKQKYHYELMKNTDWMGDIINKKGKQMRSVWCIPTTPAREKIHGKHPTQKPIALLERIILSSTDEGDLVLDPFNGSGTTGVVAKKYHRNYIGIDINIDYLKLTIERIKDTL
- the gyrA gene encoding DNA gyrase subunit A, producing the protein MSETTNIIPVQIEEQLKQAYLDYSMSVIVSRALPDIRDGLKPSQRRIIYAMHELNLTPGSHFRKCAKIAGDTSGNYHPHGEQVVYPTLVRLAQPWIMRYPLIEGQGNFGSIDGDPPAAMRYTEARLQKITMEMLTELEKDTVEFRSNYDETRQEPTVFPARFPNLLVNGSSGIAVGMATNMPPHNIGEVCDAIIALIDNPDLQPLDLLEYIKGPDFPTGGFILGTEGIREYFETGRGKIIMRGETEIETLPNDIEQIIIRSIPYQLSTSQLIERMVELVKDKKIEGISDIRDESGRDGMRIVIQVKRNHDAQVVRNLLYKYTQLQSTFGVINLCLIDGVPQVVNMKEMLQNFIDFRHEVVLRRTQFDLRNAKERLHILEGLKIALDNLDEVIALIRASQTPNDASVGLQEKFGLSEIQAKAILDMRLQRLTGLERDKIETEYQELLIIIARLTELVEHKELRMNLIKEETAEIRDKFADKRLTTIIPAPAGSFNMEDLIADEMVVVTITHDGYVKRLPVDTYKVQARGGKGLSASNLKEEDFIQYLFVASTHSYILLFTDHGMCYWLKVFEIPEASRTARGKAIVNLVKLAEGDRIKAFVTLKDFHPEQNIVMCTRNGLVKKTPLTAFSHPRSIGIKAIKLREGDELIDARICEAGDDILLATHDGKCNRFSESEIRSMRRFSQGVKGIRLRNGDYVISMTIATAQDQLENGKPNSSTILAISEKGYGKRSPISSYSVTRRGSMGVITLKTNERNGYLAALMLVRDDDDLMIITQGGMIIRQRVSEISVVGRNTLGVRLINLAPNDVVRDISLVHSEPDEESLDKEVETLKAKPASNLEEFADGEDEEFAEEDEEEIEEMDESEEDLENEEDNE
- the gyrB gene encoding DNA topoisomerase (ATP-hydrolyzing) subunit B; this encodes MQSSTYTASNIKVLKGLEAVRKRPAMYIGGTSERGLHHLVYEVIDNSIDEALAGYCDEIICTITTEGNIRVEDNGRGIPVDIQKDMGVPAVQVVLTVLHAGGKFDDKSYKVAGGLHGVGVSVVNALSEFLEVNIFKDGKEYFMRFERGLPVTELQVLGDTNKTGTVVTFRPDPLIFETTEFSFDYLTSRLRELAFLNSGLRIILKDERSGRVHDFKYEGGIKSFVEYLNQNKKPLFPNPIYISSVKEGMEFEVALQYNEGYQENIFSFANNINTTEGGTHLSGFKSGLTRAVNTYIKNADLLKNEKVSPSGEDIREGLTAVISLKIANPQFEGQTKTKLQNSEVEGIVNSAVYEKLMEYFEEHPAEAKNITMKSILAARSREAARKARELTRRKTVLESGSLPGKLADCTLSDPEKTELFLVEGDSAGGSAKQGRDRSFQAILPLWGKMLNTEKARVDKVLNNDKIQPIILALGAGIGQEFDISKLRYHKIIIMADADVDGSHIATLLMTFFYRYMRPVIEEGKLYIAMPPLFQVRKGKQKVYVYNEEERDKAIREFGEKGVLVQRYKGLGEMNAEQLWETTLDPKNRKMIAIKMDDAIEADRMFTILMGDEVEPRREFIQENARYVKNLDV